One window of Gemmatimonas aurantiaca genomic DNA carries:
- a CDS encoding efflux RND transporter periplasmic adaptor subunit, with product MRMPFFALRGASDSDGRATGLLAGHITTSDDGTTRRSLSRMSAMSTPVSFRLRSSAARVATAAIVTLTLAACGGGKAENAPAAAARDSSVVVLGAEDVAVAREAEIGTTIQLSGALRPKDVAVLRAQVAGTVTDLRVDNGARVQAGQRLLSIRAAGVVSQAAGAKASVAAAEANLAVARKQLEAAQALAAAGAMSVIERQSAEASFQAAQAQLAAARAQATSAEEVAGHTSVVAPFAGVVSNRRRQNGEPVAMNDELLTVVDSRVLELPGQIGVADAGRVRPGQRVQFTLDAFAGETFDGRVARMDPVADAGTRQVGVYVELRNPAGRIVGGQFARGRIDLGASRSVVVPITAVVDAAADGTGGSVFVIVDGKLVRRQVVVGSRDDAAGVIAIRSGVAAGEQVLRTPTGTLREGAPARVLPADGGAASTPATAPAAAPASAPTPKDSASASKE from the coding sequence ATGCGCATGCCGTTCTTCGCGCTCCGGGGCGCATCCGATTCCGATGGCCGGGCGACCGGCCTCCTTGCTGGCCACATCACGACTTCCGATGACGGCACGACCCGTCGCTCACTTTCCCGCATGTCTGCCATGTCGACCCCTGTGTCGTTCCGATTGCGTTCTTCCGCGGCGCGTGTCGCCACCGCGGCCATCGTCACGCTGACGCTTGCCGCCTGCGGTGGCGGCAAGGCCGAGAACGCGCCGGCCGCGGCGGCCCGAGACTCGTCCGTCGTGGTGCTGGGGGCCGAGGATGTGGCCGTGGCCCGCGAAGCGGAGATCGGTACCACCATCCAACTGAGCGGCGCCCTGCGTCCCAAGGACGTGGCGGTGCTGCGTGCGCAGGTGGCCGGCACGGTCACCGATCTGCGGGTCGACAATGGCGCGCGGGTACAGGCCGGCCAGCGTCTGCTGTCCATCCGGGCGGCCGGTGTCGTGAGTCAGGCGGCCGGTGCCAAGGCGTCCGTGGCGGCGGCCGAGGCCAATCTGGCCGTGGCGCGCAAACAACTCGAAGCGGCGCAGGCTCTGGCGGCGGCGGGTGCGATGTCGGTCATCGAACGACAGAGCGCGGAAGCCAGCTTCCAGGCGGCGCAGGCGCAGCTCGCGGCGGCGCGCGCCCAGGCCACCAGCGCCGAGGAAGTAGCCGGCCATACCTCGGTGGTGGCGCCGTTTGCGGGGGTCGTGAGTAATCGTCGCCGACAGAACGGAGAGCCCGTGGCGATGAACGACGAACTGCTCACCGTGGTCGACAGTCGTGTGCTCGAGCTGCCGGGCCAGATCGGTGTGGCGGACGCGGGGCGTGTGCGTCCCGGTCAGCGGGTGCAGTTCACGCTCGATGCCTTTGCCGGTGAAACGTTCGACGGGCGCGTGGCGCGCATGGACCCGGTGGCCGACGCGGGGACGCGTCAGGTGGGCGTGTACGTGGAACTGCGCAATCCCGCCGGCCGGATCGTCGGTGGACAGTTCGCGCGCGGACGCATCGATCTAGGTGCGAGCCGGTCGGTCGTGGTGCCCATCACCGCGGTGGTCGATGCGGCGGCCGACGGTACGGGTGGATCGGTGTTCGTGATCGTGGACGGCAAGTTGGTGCGCCGTCAGGTCGTGGTCGGATCGCGTGACGATGCGGCCGGTGTGATCGCGATACGCAGTGGAGTCGCGGCGGGTGAACAGGTGCTGCGCACGCCCACGGGCACGCTGCGTGAAGGCGCGCCGGCCCGCGTCCTGCCCGCCGATGGTGGCGCAGCCAGCACGCCCGCGACGGCGCCGGCCGCCGCGCCGGCATCTGCCCCCACCCCGAAGGACAGCGCTTCCGCGTCGAAGGAGTAA
- a CDS encoding TolC family protein produces the protein MPSFVSPPRGRIAHLLTTAIVAVSILPASVVAQSTRSCSSGVDCRQVPAVSADSVGLTLEEALSRALGQSEEVRLARASVELADAQVTSTRAQALPQLTSSLRYTRTYYSPFQTGSFTLPDSLKFTPDTTGSILERLAYIEQNAKNAGLAGMSGLFGSLPLGRPNTYVANLNASQVLYSGGRTGAALRIAADYKRAAQSDYVEQVSEIALQVRRAYVRAALAQQLESIAQAALDQALAFQAQQKLRLDAGTASELDMLRAEVSAENLRPQLVEARNAAEVAVLDLKRLIDLPLTQPVRLTTALDAPAALQVDTLAEPDPTRVAAQRASVAAAERQVAIREQQVSIARGAFLPQVDLSVNYGAQNLPLSTFGFNDSRWQRDVSASIGVSLPLFTGFKRGADMQQARIELTRAKLQLGQLRESVQLQYQQARGERQRALSTIAARQRTVEQAQRVHDLTVLRFERGLSTQLEVSDARLALLQARTNVAQAIADFHIADAGVERALGRLPAAARLPRSN, from the coding sequence ATGCCCAGTTTCGTTTCTCCCCCGCGTGGGCGAATTGCCCACCTGCTGACCACGGCGATCGTTGCGGTGAGTATCCTGCCCGCATCGGTCGTTGCGCAGTCCACGCGTTCCTGTTCGTCGGGCGTCGATTGCAGGCAAGTACCTGCTGTCTCCGCCGACAGCGTCGGACTCACGCTCGAAGAAGCCCTGTCCCGTGCGCTCGGTCAGAGCGAGGAAGTGCGGCTGGCCCGCGCCTCCGTCGAGCTGGCGGACGCACAGGTGACCTCCACACGGGCGCAGGCGCTGCCGCAGCTCACCAGCTCTCTGCGCTACACCCGCACCTATTATTCGCCCTTCCAGACGGGATCGTTCACGCTCCCCGATTCGCTCAAGTTCACGCCGGATACCACCGGTTCCATTCTCGAGCGGCTCGCCTACATCGAGCAGAACGCCAAGAATGCGGGACTGGCGGGGATGTCGGGCTTGTTCGGATCGCTGCCGTTGGGGCGGCCCAACACCTACGTCGCCAACCTGAATGCCTCGCAGGTGTTGTATTCGGGTGGCCGGACCGGGGCAGCCCTGCGCATTGCCGCCGACTACAAGCGCGCCGCGCAGTCGGACTACGTCGAACAGGTGTCGGAGATCGCCCTGCAGGTGCGTCGCGCGTATGTGCGTGCGGCACTCGCGCAGCAACTCGAATCCATCGCCCAGGCCGCGCTCGATCAGGCCCTGGCGTTCCAGGCGCAGCAGAAGCTGCGGCTCGATGCCGGCACGGCTTCCGAACTCGATATGCTGCGCGCCGAAGTCTCCGCGGAGAATCTGCGGCCGCAACTCGTCGAAGCGCGCAACGCGGCCGAGGTGGCGGTGCTCGATCTCAAGCGCCTCATCGATCTTCCGCTCACACAACCGGTGCGACTCACGACCGCGCTCGACGCGCCGGCGGCACTGCAGGTGGATACGCTGGCCGAGCCCGATCCCACGCGGGTGGCTGCCCAGCGCGCCTCCGTGGCGGCGGCGGAACGTCAGGTGGCGATTCGTGAACAGCAGGTCTCGATCGCCCGCGGGGCGTTTCTTCCCCAGGTCGATCTCTCCGTCAACTATGGCGCACAGAATCTCCCGCTCTCCACGTTCGGCTTCAACGATAGCCGCTGGCAGCGTGATGTCTCGGCGTCGATCGGGGTGTCGCTGCCGCTGTTCACGGGATTCAAGCGCGGGGCCGATATGCAGCAGGCCCGCATCGAACTCACCCGGGCGAAGCTGCAACTGGGACAACTGCGCGAGAGCGTGCAGCTCCAGTACCAGCAGGCGCGTGGCGAACGTCAGCGGGCCCTGAGCACGATCGCCGCCCGGCAGCGCACGGTCGAACAGGCGCAGCGGGTACACGATCTCACGGTGCTGCGATTCGAGCGTGGTCTGTCCACGCAGCTCGAAGTATCGGATGCACGGCTCGCACTGCTGCAGGCCCGCACGAATGTCGCGCAGGCCATTGCGGACTTCCACATCGCGGACGCCGGCGTGGAGCGCGCCCTCGGACGCCTGCCGGCGGCCGCACGCCTCCCGAGGAGCAACTGA
- the ybaL gene encoding YbaL family putative K(+) efflux transporter → MPHDTALIATIAAGLGLAFLFGLLASRFKLPPILGYLLAGVAVGPFTPGFVADRALASQLAELGVILLMFGVGLHFSIADLLAVRRIAIPGALAQIAVATGLGAVVSHFWGWSWGTGIVFGLALSVASTVVLLRALEERGILDSADGRIAVGWLIVEDLITVLALVLLPALAPLLGASPEAVAATAAAAADAAGHAAPASGSVLSTLGVTLLKVISFVAMMLIIGRRTIPWLLSRVANTGSRELFTLAVLAVALGIAFGAAALFGVSFALGAFFAGVIVSESDFSHEAATNALPLQDAFAVLFFVSVGMLFDPLILLREPLHVLAVVFIIMIGKAVASLGIVLAFRYSLHTALTISASLAQIGEFSFILAALGVSLGLLPTEATGLIVAGALLSITFNPFVFRTVEPIARWLRSHPRLADLFEREVGDIAELPESMSEDELHNHVVLIGYGRVGAPIAAELALHKVPYVVIEASRERTEVLREAGLPVIYGDATRPDILEDAHLERARLVVVAAPDAYQTRAILALARQLNPTVTVLARTHSDEERTFLETHGAQRALVGERELAVSLTRHALREYDVSHDMEAVAARMIGHPA, encoded by the coding sequence ATGCCCCACGATACTGCCCTCATTGCCACCATCGCCGCCGGCCTTGGACTGGCATTTCTCTTCGGCTTGCTGGCCAGTCGTTTCAAACTTCCCCCCATTCTCGGGTACCTGCTGGCCGGTGTGGCCGTGGGACCCTTCACGCCGGGATTCGTCGCCGATCGGGCGCTCGCGTCCCAGCTCGCCGAACTCGGGGTGATTCTCCTGATGTTCGGCGTGGGCCTGCACTTCTCCATTGCCGATCTCCTGGCGGTGCGGCGCATCGCCATTCCCGGCGCGCTCGCGCAGATCGCCGTGGCGACCGGATTGGGTGCCGTGGTCTCGCACTTCTGGGGCTGGTCGTGGGGCACGGGGATCGTATTCGGTCTCGCGTTGTCGGTGGCCAGTACGGTCGTGCTGCTGCGCGCACTCGAAGAACGGGGCATTCTCGACTCCGCCGACGGACGCATCGCCGTGGGTTGGCTCATCGTCGAAGACCTCATCACCGTGCTCGCGCTCGTCTTGCTGCCCGCGCTGGCGCCCCTGCTCGGGGCGTCACCGGAAGCCGTCGCCGCGACCGCGGCCGCGGCCGCCGACGCAGCAGGGCATGCCGCACCGGCGTCGGGCAGCGTGCTGAGCACACTGGGCGTCACCTTGCTCAAGGTCATCTCGTTCGTGGCCATGATGCTCATCATCGGACGCCGCACCATTCCCTGGCTGCTCAGCCGCGTGGCCAACACCGGCTCCCGGGAACTGTTCACGCTGGCCGTCCTGGCCGTGGCACTCGGCATCGCGTTCGGAGCCGCCGCGCTGTTCGGTGTGTCCTTCGCGCTCGGTGCGTTCTTTGCCGGCGTGATCGTCAGCGAGTCCGATTTCAGTCACGAAGCCGCCACGAACGCCCTGCCCCTGCAGGATGCCTTCGCGGTGCTGTTCTTCGTGTCGGTGGGCATGCTGTTCGATCCGCTGATCCTGCTGCGTGAACCGCTGCACGTGCTCGCCGTCGTGTTCATCATCATGATCGGCAAAGCGGTCGCGTCGCTGGGCATCGTGCTGGCGTTCCGGTACTCGCTGCACACGGCGCTCACGATTTCGGCGAGTCTCGCGCAGATCGGCGAATTCTCCTTCATTCTCGCCGCGCTGGGTGTGTCGCTCGGGCTGCTGCCCACGGAAGCCACCGGGCTCATCGTGGCCGGCGCGCTGCTGTCCATCACGTTCAATCCCTTCGTCTTCCGCACCGTCGAACCGATTGCCAGGTGGTTGCGCAGTCACCCGCGTCTGGCGGACCTCTTCGAACGCGAGGTGGGCGACATCGCGGAATTGCCGGAGAGCATGAGCGAGGACGAGCTGCACAATCATGTCGTGCTGATCGGGTACGGTCGTGTGGGGGCGCCGATCGCGGCGGAACTGGCGCTCCACAAGGTGCCGTACGTGGTGATCGAAGCGAGCCGCGAGCGCACCGAAGTGCTGCGTGAAGCCGGACTGCCGGTGATCTACGGCGATGCCACCCGCCCCGACATTCTCGAGGATGCGCATCTCGAACGCGCGCGCCTCGTGGTCGTCGCCGCGCCCGACGCCTATCAGACCCGGGCCATTCTCGCCCTGGCGCGTCAGTTGAACCCCACGGTCACCGTGCTGGCCCGCACCCACAGTGACGAGGAGCGGACATTCCTCGAGACGCATGGCGCACAGCGGGCCCTCGTGGGCGAGCGCGAACTCGCGGTGAGCCTCACCCGGCACGCACTGCGCGAATACGACGTGTCGCACGACATGGAAGCGGTGGCGGCACGGATGATCGGGCACCCGGCCTGA
- the modB gene encoding molybdate ABC transporter permease subunit, whose translation MNLHIGTWPLALSLFVATLATVCALLVGIPLAWLLARRRFRGRALLEVLVLLPMVLPPTVIGYYLLVMVGRRSTVGHLYETLFGAPLVFTPGAAVLATFVAAAPFLVRAAQGGFEQVDASYEDAARTLGRSEWSIFLTVTTPLAWRGILAGTALCFARAMGEFGATLMLAGNIPGRTQTASLAVYDAVQAGNFTRASTLALLLSLMTGLALAALTRAGRAPVDPLREPPR comes from the coding sequence GTGAACCTGCACATCGGCACCTGGCCCCTGGCGTTGTCGCTCTTCGTGGCGACGCTTGCCACCGTGTGCGCACTGCTCGTGGGCATTCCACTGGCCTGGTTGCTGGCGCGGCGGCGATTTCGTGGACGTGCGCTGCTGGAAGTGCTGGTGCTGCTTCCCATGGTGCTGCCGCCTACGGTGATCGGCTACTATCTGCTCGTCATGGTCGGTCGGCGCAGCACCGTGGGGCACCTGTACGAGACCCTCTTCGGCGCGCCACTCGTGTTCACGCCGGGCGCCGCGGTGCTGGCCACGTTCGTCGCGGCCGCGCCGTTCCTCGTGCGTGCCGCCCAGGGCGGATTCGAGCAGGTGGACGCCAGCTACGAAGACGCGGCACGCACCCTCGGACGCTCCGAGTGGTCGATCTTTCTCACGGTCACCACACCGCTGGCGTGGCGTGGCATTCTGGCCGGCACCGCCCTCTGTTTTGCCCGTGCGATGGGCGAGTTCGGCGCCACCCTGATGCTCGCCGGCAACATTCCGGGACGCACCCAGACGGCGAGTCTGGCCGTCTACGATGCCGTGCAGGCCGGCAACTTCACACGGGCGTCCACCCTCGCGTTGCTGCTGTCGCTCATGACGGGCCTCGCACTCGCCGCGCTCACACGCGCCGGGCGTGCTCCCGTGGACCCGCTGCGGGAGCCACCGCGATGA
- the modA gene encoding molybdate ABC transporter substrate-binding protein produces MSMVAVAAALATSTACSSRDRTASGSATSVEPVTVFAAADLRFALADVARLYRAQGGDSLVLVFGSTGDLTTQIINGAPADLFFAANAPAIDSLASRSMIVDSTRRVYALGRLALIARCPTTRLVSQTADARCPAPARLEDVAASTVRSIAIADPAHAPYGLAARQALERAGLWKAVEPRIVLGANVSQAYQFVSTGNADVGLVALSLVARDTVLGHTLVDAALHDPLRQTVAVMAASAHQDAAVKFLAFLETPAAKEAMHGFGFDEDAR; encoded by the coding sequence ATGTCGATGGTTGCGGTGGCGGCGGCGCTTGCCACCTCGACCGCATGCTCCTCGCGTGACCGGACGGCATCGGGGTCGGCCACCTCCGTCGAACCCGTCACGGTGTTCGCGGCCGCGGACCTGCGTTTCGCGCTGGCCGATGTGGCCCGTCTCTATCGCGCGCAGGGTGGCGACAGTCTGGTGCTCGTGTTCGGTTCCACGGGCGATCTGACCACGCAGATCATCAATGGCGCTCCGGCCGATCTTTTTTTCGCGGCCAACGCACCGGCCATCGATTCCCTGGCCAGTCGCTCGATGATCGTGGACAGCACCCGCCGCGTGTATGCGCTCGGGCGATTGGCGCTGATCGCCCGCTGTCCCACCACGCGACTCGTGTCGCAGACCGCCGATGCGCGATGCCCGGCTCCCGCACGCCTCGAAGACGTGGCCGCGTCCACCGTGCGATCCATTGCCATTGCCGATCCGGCTCATGCGCCGTATGGCCTGGCAGCCAGACAGGCGCTCGAGCGCGCCGGGCTCTGGAAAGCCGTCGAGCCACGCATCGTGCTGGGAGCGAATGTCTCGCAGGCCTATCAGTTCGTGAGCACCGGCAATGCCGATGTCGGCCTCGTGGCGTTGTCCCTGGTGGCCCGGGACACCGTGCTGGGGCACACGCTGGTGGATGCCGCCCTGCATGACCCGCTGCGGCAGACGGTGGCCGTCATGGCCGCCAGCGCACATCAGGATGCTGCCGTGAAGTTCCTGGCGTTCCTCGAAACGCCGGCCGCAAAAGAAGCCATGCACGGGTTCGGATTCGACGAGGATGCCAGGTAA
- a CDS encoding ATP-binding cassette domain-containing protein, whose product MTARPKTPDTAAAPTTTAPGALHVAIRRQLPAFALDVAFDTPGGIVALVGPSGSGKTLTLRTIAGLLHPDSGRIVLGGRVLFDTDARIDVPARERHIGYVFQHYALFPHYAAAQNVAYGLHTLPREARDTRVREMLALVHLDRHADKRPSALSGGEQQRVALARALAPQPSLLLLDEPLSALDAPLRIALGHELRHLHERTGVPMLLVTHDPEEAHRVADVVVQLGEGRVMTMHRTTAASETSSASKGAL is encoded by the coding sequence ATGACGGCCCGTCCGAAGACTCCGGATACTGCCGCGGCACCCACCACCACAGCGCCCGGTGCCCTGCACGTCGCCATCCGTCGCCAACTGCCGGCCTTTGCCCTCGATGTGGCGTTCGACACACCGGGAGGCATTGTCGCGTTGGTGGGCCCTTCCGGTTCCGGCAAGACACTCACCCTGCGCACCATCGCCGGTCTGTTGCATCCCGACAGTGGACGCATCGTGCTGGGTGGTCGTGTGCTGTTCGATACCGATGCCCGCATCGATGTGCCGGCCCGTGAACGCCATATCGGATACGTCTTCCAGCACTACGCGCTCTTTCCGCACTATGCCGCCGCACAGAACGTGGCCTACGGACTGCACACGCTCCCGCGTGAAGCCCGCGACACGCGCGTGCGGGAGATGCTGGCCCTGGTGCATCTCGACCGGCACGCTGACAAACGTCCCTCCGCACTGAGTGGCGGGGAACAGCAGCGGGTGGCACTCGCCCGCGCTCTGGCCCCGCAACCGTCGCTGTTGCTGCTCGATGAACCGCTCTCGGCGCTGGATGCCCCACTGCGAATCGCACTGGGACACGAATTGCGCCACCTGCACGAGCGCACCGGCGTCCCGATGCTGTTGGTCACGCACGATCCCGAGGAAGCACATCGCGTGGCGGATGTCGTCGTGCAACTCGGCGAGGGACGGGTGATGACGATGCACAGGACGACCGCGGCCTCGGAGACCTCCTCTGCATCCAAGGGAGCGCTCTGA
- a CDS encoding response regulator has translation MSRSAPILVIDDEPAIRSIIRAAVEDDAGVAFEASNATTGLELARRERPALIVLDLGLPDHDGVDVCHALREWSSAPILVLSARHSDAEKARALDAGADDYLTKPFSTIELQARMRALLRRAKMGPVPGGDMPLIRDGITIDLANRVVTNNGVAVHLTPTEWDLLRALVTHAGRTMTHKQLFDAVWGRHHGDAQQYLRVYIGHLRRKLEADPLRPTLIVTEGGVGYRFTDGR, from the coding sequence ATGTCCCGATCGGCGCCCATTCTCGTCATCGACGACGAGCCGGCTATCCGTTCGATCATTCGTGCCGCGGTCGAAGACGATGCCGGCGTGGCATTCGAAGCCTCCAATGCGACGACAGGCCTGGAGCTGGCGCGACGCGAACGCCCGGCGCTCATCGTACTCGATCTCGGCCTGCCCGACCACGATGGCGTGGACGTATGTCACGCGCTGCGCGAATGGAGTTCCGCGCCGATCCTGGTGCTTTCGGCACGACACAGTGACGCCGAAAAGGCCCGCGCACTCGACGCAGGTGCCGACGACTATCTCACCAAACCGTTTTCCACCATCGAATTGCAGGCCCGGATGCGGGCGCTCCTCCGACGTGCGAAGATGGGGCCGGTGCCCGGTGGTGACATGCCATTGATCAGGGATGGTATCACCATCGATCTCGCCAATCGTGTCGTCACCAACAACGGCGTGGCGGTGCACCTCACTCCCACGGAGTGGGATCTGCTGCGGGCCCTGGTGACTCATGCCGGACGCACGATGACGCACAAACAGCTCTTCGACGCCGTGTGGGGACGTCACCACGGCGATGCCCAGCAGTATCTGCGCGTCTACATCGGTCATCTCCGTCGCAAGCTGGAAGCCGATCCGTTGCGTCCGACGCTGATCGTGACCGAAGGTGGCGTGGGATACCGATTCACCGACGGACGGTGA
- a CDS encoding TetR/AcrR family transcriptional regulator, whose translation MNDTENIGSGEHRAIESHTGSHAIPATPKREPRQERGQRRVEEILDATEALILEVGAAACSVQELAKRSGASVGSIYHFFPTKEAIFDALRERYTREAVAIAEGVRQSAPDWASLDLETFIQRLFSPFTEFFERKPALYELAIQPGGRRMAKEAAVHAIIREAMDLAFARRWPETSAEERAIRLDVASAIGDGVSNLMMHAPASMRSRLRSEMPRAVFGYLSTFETGARH comes from the coding sequence ATGAACGACACTGAGAACATCGGCTCCGGCGAACACAGGGCAATCGAAAGCCATACCGGATCCCACGCCATCCCCGCCACCCCGAAGCGGGAACCGCGGCAGGAGCGGGGTCAGCGGCGTGTCGAGGAGATCCTGGACGCCACCGAGGCGCTCATTCTCGAAGTGGGGGCCGCCGCCTGTTCGGTGCAGGAACTGGCCAAGCGCTCCGGCGCGTCCGTGGGGTCGATCTACCATTTTTTCCCCACCAAGGAAGCCATCTTCGACGCATTGCGTGAGCGGTACACCCGCGAAGCGGTCGCCATCGCGGAGGGGGTACGCCAGAGTGCGCCCGACTGGGCGTCGCTGGATCTCGAGACGTTCATCCAGCGTCTCTTTTCGCCCTTCACGGAGTTTTTCGAGCGCAAGCCGGCCCTGTACGAGCTGGCCATCCAGCCGGGCGGGCGGCGTATGGCCAAAGAGGCCGCCGTGCACGCCATCATCCGTGAAGCCATGGACCTGGCGTTCGCCCGTCGCTGGCCGGAAACGTCGGCCGAGGAGCGCGCCATCCGTCTCGATGTCGCAAGCGCCATCGGGGACGGGGTTTCGAACCTGATGATGCATGCGCCCGCGTCCATGCGCTCCCGCCTCCGGAGCGAGATGCCACGCGCGGTCTTCGGATATCTGTCCACCTTCGAAACCGGCGCCCGACACTAG
- a CDS encoding ATP-binding protein, translating to MTNGHARTGRAWFGSIIALVAVTIGLFMLRDALDKAHVALVLLLVVLGGSAAGGRMLGIVLALAGFLIFDWLFLPPFATLVVADPLDWLVLVAFLATGVVAAELLTRAQREADEAHRRAEEVAQLTARAQADAAHAEALREADQLKDALLATVSHDLRTPLTTIRGLAHDMARDGDDRALVIEEEVDRLNRLVTDLLDLSRLEAGGMPLALALNTADELMGATLQRVSGAAAGRAIRAALDPDDPLLIGTFDLAHSVRILGNLLENALKYAPVDAPIDFTVVREGPMLVFRVADRGPGVPEEERERIFAPFHRASTARPDVGSSGLGLAIARGLAEAQGGSLTMEKREGGGSVFALRLPAADLIDTFETG from the coding sequence ATGACCAACGGCCATGCACGAACGGGTCGGGCGTGGTTCGGCAGCATCATTGCGCTCGTCGCGGTCACCATCGGTCTCTTCATGCTACGGGATGCGCTCGACAAGGCGCATGTGGCTCTGGTGCTGCTCCTGGTCGTACTCGGCGGCAGTGCGGCCGGCGGTCGGATGTTGGGGATCGTGCTGGCGCTCGCCGGTTTCCTCATCTTCGACTGGCTGTTCCTGCCACCTTTCGCAACGCTCGTGGTTGCCGATCCACTCGACTGGCTGGTGCTGGTGGCTTTTCTCGCCACCGGTGTGGTGGCCGCGGAGTTGCTCACGCGTGCACAGCGGGAGGCCGACGAAGCCCATCGGCGGGCGGAAGAAGTCGCCCAACTCACCGCCAGGGCACAGGCGGATGCCGCACATGCCGAAGCACTGCGTGAAGCGGATCAGCTCAAGGATGCGCTGCTCGCCACCGTCTCGCACGATCTGCGCACACCCCTCACCACCATTCGTGGCCTGGCACATGACATGGCACGCGACGGTGACGACCGGGCGTTGGTGATCGAAGAGGAAGTCGATCGCCTGAACCGCCTCGTGACCGATCTGCTGGACCTCTCGCGTCTCGAGGCGGGTGGTATGCCGCTCGCCCTGGCGCTCAATACCGCCGACGAACTCATGGGCGCGACATTGCAGCGTGTGAGTGGTGCGGCAGCCGGTCGTGCCATTCGCGCGGCACTCGATCCCGACGATCCGCTGCTGATCGGCACCTTCGATCTCGCACACTCCGTCCGCATTCTCGGCAACCTGCTCGAAAATGCGCTCAAGTACGCGCCCGTCGATGCCCCCATCGATTTCACCGTAGTGCGGGAAGGCCCGATGCTCGTGTTCCGGGTGGCCGACCGGGGCCCCGGCGTGCCCGAGGAAGAGCGTGAACGCATCTTCGCGCCGTTCCATCGCGCCAGCACCGCGCGTCCGGATGTCGGAAGTTCCGGACTTGGCCTGGCCATTGCCCGCGGATTGGCGGAGGCCCAGGGCGGCTCATTGACCATGGAGAAGAGAGAAGGTGGCGGCAGCGTGTTTGCGCTCCGCCTGCCGGCCGCCGATCTGATCGACACGTTCGAGACAGGGTAA